A single window of Drosophila suzukii chromosome 3, CBGP_Dsuzu_IsoJpt1.0, whole genome shotgun sequence DNA harbors:
- the LOC118877945 gene encoding salivary glue protein Sgs-5 yields the protein MYFKFLFLIVLLGGLLHLNEAQTTNCSNNCILRARCNPYFKDLVWTVVDRVCRVYQNGCFFGNENCMRANRCLPPMVATSREECMKEIYCPRMCSRGAPPVCAWFPYTLSNGTTGGRDMAFGSRCVLDSYACRNAQAYVNEPRIGRCT from the exons ATGTACTTTAAGTTCTTGTTTTTAATCGTTTTATTGGGCGGATTATTGCACCTGAATGAAGCCCAAACAACAAACTGCTCGAATAATTGTATTTTACGTGCAAGGTGCAATCCCTACTTTAAGGATCTGGTCTGGACAGTAGTAGATCGCGTTTGTCGCGTTTATCAGAATGGCTGCTTCTTTGGAAATGAGAACTGTATGAGGGCAAATCGATGCTTGCCAC CCATGGTAGCCACTTCGAGGGAGGAGTGTATGAAGGAGATATACTGCCCAAGGATGTGTTCTCGGGGAGCTCCTCCAGTGTGCGCATGGTTTCCCTATACGCTTAGCAATGGAACTACTGGTGGTCGGGATATGGCCTTCGGGAGTCGCTGCGTACTGGATAGCTATGCCTGCCGTAACGCTCAAG CCTATGTAAACGAACCACGCATTGGACGCTgcacttaa